The window gtttaacagacaaagcaatagtgaccacataataaaaaacagttactcGCACTTGTGTGGTGCGACATTACTGTCAGATCCAATATAGCCGGCACAGGCTATCTTTTAGTCTCAATCTTTCCGAAAATCCCAcatcgaattgtgccttgtttatAAATGAATCCACGTTAAAATGAAttgaacaaaggaccaagttcttactggCACGGTCTGGaacttcaataaaaataaagttcattcactctttcctaacgctgggatcagaaggaaggcaatgcaaagaatGTTTatccacaacttggcactgcaaagtgtcttgttgtcttcagagccatctttattgtttggtttctgCATAGACCTGCGTGTTCACCTCTCTCATAAACATTAAATGCATGaattggtgggcggggctaaacaggcagcgatgtagaagcaggtgttgatcatcgtcgttttggcagactggcttcaatatgagctgtttttagactaactagaaagttttgagttctgaaacggatgcttttatagtacaatgacctcttatatgtcaaaagatgaAGGGATTTTGATTTCTTAGTTCATGACCCcttaatatcttcttttatgttccacagaatacCGGTTTGGAATGACCTGGGAGTGggttaatgatgacagaattttcattttgggtggaATATCCCTGtaattactgtagtttttataACAATGGCCTTGTATGTTTTGTTTGCCTGATTAACTGACTGACTAGCAAAAACTGTCTATGCAAAATGTCATTATAGATGATTTTTTCAGGTATGTCTGTGGCTGAAATTCAGTCAGTATGTGATATTGTACTGTATGCAGACACACAGAAGGTGTGAGGAAGATGTCACTCTGTGTGTGAGTGGATTTCCAAGTGTGAGGATTCAGGAAAATTTCATTTGTATATTGAAAGGTATAAGACTTTTGAGTGGATTACACTGAGATTTTGTCAGATCACAAagcctgttttattttcattttaaattgtaaccaaaaacattttctgtaatatctcatattttcttctgtattgtaTTGTTTCTTTTATTTGGTTTAGAATTGACACCCAAAccataatgaataaataaacaaacaaaaaaataaaaaataaattaataaatacaataataatgtaaatgttaatgtaaaaattcTAAAGTATTGCTTGAAATATCTACTAAATGTGGAATTGTTGCAATCATCAAATGGTGTGGTTTACTCTCACTTCTGAGAGCAGTACTGTATGATATTGTAAGAATTATGCAAGTTTTGCATAACATTCATTCTATAGGTCTTTAACAACTGTATACTTGTACCAGGAGTGTACATATTGTGTTCACGTCGAATAGCAAAACGGTTTTGCTGCTATTGATTTGGGATGTGGTTAaggttaggggcaggtttggtggtatagGTTTAAGAGTGGGTTAAGGTGTCAACACTACTTAGAGACATaactacagaaattaattacagatgtaataacaggaagatattttttaaatataagtacaatattaaacatgcatgtacatattaagtgcattgtatcaaattatcaaatttaaatgtaaattcaagCATAGTAGTTAAATATTCCTAGTGTCCCTTGTATTTTCATCAGTTGTCTTAAATTTAAGTTATGACAAATATTTAGTATggcaaaacaaagaaaatgattatatattaaagaaatccAAAATACGAAATAGAGAGAGGGAGGCTGCACTAGGAAGTTGGAGGAGATTTTGAAAAGTCTTCTTTGCAATGTTGGACAGACGATTATGTCAGTAATCCTAACTTGGACTAAGGCAGTGAGGGAATTGACGGTTAGTAAACAGTGTTACAAAGAttttttagagatttttttaaGAGACTCTCTCCAACAAAGTATTGCAAACCTGCTCATATACAGACTCACACTTACCTGTGTGCCAAAGTATATATCTGACCCAACTTTGCCATGCATTGACACAAAGATAATCCAGGATTACGTTTAAATATTGCCACGGAATGTTAAACCTCTCGGCCGCTAACAGACCGTTCGAGATTATTGTGCTGCCCATTCCAGCGGTTCACTTGAACTCTTCACCTCACCTAatcatttacacacaaattCACACATAAATACACAGAACAGTGAAACTCTTAGTAACACTAACAGTTTCAGTTTTATTCCACAGAAGTTGACATCAAAAAAACAGATTTGCATAATACAAATGGCAAAGGTTATTGTATTATCATGCTGGATGataagtttggatgaattatgTTTTGTTGATTTTCCACACAGTCTAGTGGCTTTATTTGTATATCtgtattttacttaatttacaagaaaaacaCGAATGATCTTGTTCTCCCTTTgattcataaagaaaaataatatttgcttTCAGTATCATCATTTCATCTGCCACAAACTCTTCTTCAGTCTACATACAGAATTTCACACATTTCAGCATTTGTTCCCAGATGTGACActttactatcactttaatCTATCATCATTCTGTCTATCACAACTCACTCGAAACATACTGAAGTTAATGGGctttcaaatatttacaaaatgactCGCGTTGAACTAATACAAGAAGCAGGACAGATGTGCCCAGATTAAAGGGgtaaaagttaaaaacaaacaaaatgggAAAAAAGAAATTGGAGGAAAACACTTGGCCAAAGGAAATTATATGACAGGAAAAATACAGttattgttcttgttttattattactttttggGCTCATATTGAATAAGAtggattgcattttcattgtCAAGAACGCCTTGAATAAACTCACCCTCGGCCAATCgctctgaaaagaaaaacagaaagagtGACAACACTCAATGTTACTGGATGAACTCACATATTCAGTCTTTGACATTACTTTACCATGGCACCATCTTTGCTTTGTAATAACAAATATtcaaatagcacacttgaatctTTTATCATGTGTCCATGGATGACAGATAGGtattagaaaatatataaaatatatatgaacagTAAAGGGttatataaaaactataaacatattaacatacattaacataaaaacacaatattacCATTATCTTTTTTATTGAAGTACGACCACAGTTTGTCTGCTCTCTTCTCGGGAGTGTTCTCGTCTGCTGGAAGATTTCCCTGCTCTTCTTTGGGGATCAGCTTAAAGATAGACTAAGGATCAACAAGATGAAAGAAAAGTGGAGGTGAGGAGGGAAGAAAGAAATAACAGACTAATGATATGTGCAATCATTTCTAAAGGGCTTGAAACATATCATAATGACaactttaattatattaattatattttaatataataaaatatactacttaaatgtaatatattatataatcatatattagaatatataatattaagttaaatgctgtaaattattttttgctaTTTGCCATTTAATCtgttatgtgtttgtgtgtgtacctggtattCCCTGCATTATGCACTATCACAAGAATAGTAATaccagtcatttttgaccttgtggggacatttttggtccccatgagAAAAAGGAATATAATACACAGTTTGCataatataaaaactattatgcctatggaatgtccccataaaacatgaaaacctgtgtgtgtgtgtgtgtgtgtgtgtaattattttatactaATAATATAGTCTAGCAACCATTTCCAATTCGTACAGCGTTTTCCCCCACACACACCAAAACTAAACACCTCATCTCAATACAGGCAACCTATTTCCTATATTTACCCAAGCATTATTAATTTTCAGACAAAATGTAGTGAAAATCCCTGTGATAGTCACATCCATTAGTTAATTGGAGCGTCAAATGAATGGCCATCTGCTCTTCTGTCTGGAGGTAATCATCATAGATTAGGACCACTAATGCCAAGGGTCATCTACATAGACTTTAGTTTTTCCTAACCACAGCTGACCTGGATCTGAGTGGTCCAGTGAGCCGAGGAGATGTTTATCTCAGACAAATAAGACACGTTAGAAAAATACAGATTAGAGGCAGTGCCAAAGCTCCTGCCAAAACCACACGCTGCATGGCCTCAGCACGGCTCAGTCTTTAATGCTCTTTCGCATTCAGTCACTGGCACAATGACAGTGACATTTATACTTATAAACCACCAAACTAGTGATCACAAAGCCTGAGTATAAGGTCAAATGCTGATCTGACCTCATGGTGTGTAGCTGtgttagcataactgttttGATACATCCACAAATGCCTAACAATAGTAAACAATGCACTTAAAATAGAACTGTATTCCCTGATTCTATACTGTATCTTAAGTTTTGCTCCTGATGTATGACTTTTTccctgtttaataaaaaaactcagaagaaactttttttcttgtgtttgtCTTGCTGAATATATACTGTGTAATTTAAGCCACATGTTCCCACTGTATACTGTGACTTCTGCATCCCACTTATCCAGAatctttctaaaaataaaaaattcttagATTATAATCCCCCCACCCACCTGTCTCTGTGCTAATTGCTGTCTGCATTTTAAAAAGCCTCTGTGTACGTTTATTGTTCAAGCTAAACCATTTATCGGATGAATTATTCTGGGATTCCACCGATTGCATTAGCCATGCTCCATGGCAACGGCTTGTTAAGTCAAAGCTCATAAGACATTTGGCTTCTTTCTTTTTACTGAGGccttgtgttttgtgtttgtttagcATTGCTGACTGAACAAAACTCACAGAGAGAATAGAGAGAAAATTCTGCGATTATATATGTGATGCATCATCAAGAGAAAGATTAGAATGCATTAGCATGAGTACTATATAAGGGAGactggggcaagttgtcactaGGGCTATATTTCAGTAACTgtactttacaaaaaaagtatacttaaagtttattttattaagtatagtTAAGTGAAGTTCAACTATAATTTACGTGTAGCAAGTATACTAATATGGATGTACTAGTAGTATAcatgtaagtgtactatttcaatactacGTGGGACTAAATTAGTTTAGTTtacaaaagtatacttttaagcaTACTTTTAACATTTCCCAGACCCATACTCCAACATTTAACAGTAGACTCACACTAAACTAAATACTAATGTATACTACTATACTTTTAATCACAGAAGTCAGCTTTGATTACACAACTAGTGTCTatctaattattttaaaataatacactatattatataataatataatagcacacttgaataaacttcttttttgtttcaaaaacattcatttgtaACAGCTTTAAACaagaaaacacaataaaaccagCAAAAATGACGAAATGTGATTTCAGGACAAGTGTATTTATCTTGAACATCTGGTCGGGGAAAGCTGTCACATTTTTGTCTGAGCATTTTGTCACATGTtttaaattaagaatttatttatttatttatgtttgtttgtttatttgttatttgtcaTTTGTTTTACTTACATTTCATTGTTATTGGCTGTTCTATCAATGACAGATTCCATTGTGACTACTTGCCCCTGTGTGACAGCACATCCTGCATATAGGGGCACGTTGTTGCAAAAGATCAACATACATTCAATAATCTTTTTTCTTGCTCTTAAAAAAACTGCTAAACTGTCAACTAGCCCCAGTCTCCCTACATAAAGAGCAAACTCACTCATTTATGGTATGGTTTCGAAAGGAAGCCACAATTGAACACTTATGAAGATGTTCACCAACATTTGACCTACCTGACAGATTTCTGCCACTTCTGACTTGGTGATGTAGCCGTTCTTGTCGACATCAAAAAGTGAAAAGGCCCACTCCAGCTTTCGCTCCGTCTTTCCAGTTGATGTCATGTGTAGAGCAATAATGTATTCCTTGAAATCCAACGTTCCATCATCATTCGTGTCAAAGGAGCGGAAGACGTGCTGGGCGTATGCTGCGGCATCACTGTCTGGGAAAAAGCGTTCGTAGATCTTTTTAAACTCGTTTGGTGAGATACGGCCAGACGGACACTGCTTCTGGAAGTTCTCGTACCACTGTGCCAGTTCATCCTCTGAGAATTTGGTATTGAGTTTGAGATCCTCCAGGATCTCCTTGGACATAGCGCTGCTTTTGGCATTCCCCATTTTTGGCTGCTGGTGGAGAGCACAGGCAGGGGTTCAGGAAGCGTTGTTTGTCAGGTCCTCCTTTCTGACCAGAGATACACTATATTACGTAGCTGCTCTTGCTGAGAATTGGTGGGTGCCTGTAATTAATGTCCCATTAAAAACTTGGTGCTCAGTTCTCCTTTCAAGAAATGATAGACAGATGGATTGATAGATGTCACACCCAAGTTTAACAGAGGAAGAACAGTGTCTGTTGTAATGAAGCTCTCAAATGTACAGGGAAGAATGAGCGCTGATCGATGACACTGGCTGCTGATGGGTGGGTGAGTGAGTGGGGGTGGAGCAGGTGAACTTAGGCTGTTACCTTTGAATGCAGGTTTAAGTCGTTAAAGAGGGATTTGAAATGGCTGAGCCTCTGAGCCCCAAatcaacagcttgggactgtcCCCTTCCATAAATGATTAGAATAATAACCCAGAACACAGAACAGAACATCTTATAAATGAATCGCACAATCTGCCCAGTTGTCATTACACCTTAAGCTTGTTGATCATTTTCATCTTACGTCTTGTGAGCTTAAACATTTAGTTTGGGTGACATATAAAgcattatttagaattttgcTAACTTAAATATGTCATAATTGCAACATTACTGTATCTAGCtaagtaacattttttatttaatattttaggtTTTGTTGAAATGCAAAATGGACTTGAGATGTTCAAGAAAGCATTGCACAAATCAGTACGGTTTTGCactgttttatatatagtaGTGTAATTTCCAGCATAATTCAAatagcatatttaaaaaaaaaaaatctatttatttatcatataaATATGTGATAGTGGTGTTTTTCccaattaattaattgattaccTTTTAACTGATCGCCAGAAATCCTCTGTTTGAGAGCACAACTTTCCCTATTTTTTTGCTTGGATCACACAGCTGACTGATTTCACCAGTTATTATAAGGGATTATAAACATGCTTAAATGTATGAAAAGTGCACTAAAGTCAATAACAATAAGTGCTTAACATACAGTCATGTCCTCAACTGACAGTCTTAGTCCTCTTAATGTGACATCAGAGCATTTTGGCACAGATAGCGGCATCCAGACAACTAAACTGACCTTTTGAGATGTTTAAAGCAAGGCCTTGTTGTAAAGACATACTTATTTTTCCTCAGCTTGACATGTTGTTTCTTACTAATGGTAACATCAGTTAGGTTGTATGAATGGCTTAAAAAATAAGGTTTATTAGTTTGATCTTCTGTTGAATTCATCTCACGAACTGTCAACACTTTCACTGAGTAGTGTGATTTAAGCGTCAGCAGCTTCTGCTGATGTCTGTATCAAGTTCATTGAGGTCAATTCAAGACACCATtggtttttgtttgattttattttaattgcatgtgGTAATCAGGGGATGGTTAAGCCTGGACCTGACATCTGCCGTACCCTCTTTTCCAGGAAGCTTCCCTCTTTTAATCTTATTCCTGTACTTCTCACCTCTCTACAACTTTTCATGCCACATGTCTTTTATTATAGGTCTGCATGTCTTCAATTTACTGTATTATGCTTATCTTTTGTCAAACTTAAGCAACATGACTTTATCCTGTTCACTGACTTTGGACGTTGTCCATAATGGGTTGGCATAATGCCTGGCTTTTAAGTCTCAGTTTCACGCTTACACATAACCTGTTGTGGGTAGTCTAATAAATTCATTAGGTCAAGTTTGGTTCAGTGACTGATGGCGGTTACATGTAGCAACTGTGTTTAGGTTCATTTGTAAATACCATTGGATCATGGTTATGGGATATACAGTGTGCTTATGTCAGGTCTCCTTCTGTATCTCCATGCAAACCACTTACCAATTAACATTACCTGCCACATTGCTTTGTCCATTGTTACAGTACATTTACACTAGCAGTCAAGAGCAGAGCAAGCATTATCGACTCTTTCTCCTATGAGATTTTGGGATTGACAGTGGACCGGTGCTGAGAGTGTCCGAGAGCActgaaaaaatcataaaaatgttaagtaaAAAAACAGTGGCTGCAGGCTATGGCATTTGTCCTTCTGGATTTAGtgagtaaatcatattctttcAGATAACTTTGCAGTGCATCTATTTTGAACATTGCAGCTGGATGCTTTTATTTAGGTATTCAGTAATGCTAACACTACAGTGCCTCCACTTTGGGGTGTGTTGGTAGTAAGTGTGTTTAATCTTTGTTGCTTACGCTTTATTTTGATAGTATACTTTAATCATTCTACTGTTTGCAACATGTCAActctcattaatttgcagctacatgtcaactaattctcaatAGCGTATTCATAGGCTTTTAGGCTTTTTAAAGTTTAAGTTAATTGTAATTGGTGCAGTTGAATGTCTGATGGaggaacatcaaaataaagCGTTAGCAGATATTAAGCTGTCTGTTATAAtgctctaatgactgctagttgacatggaGTTGCaaagttatatattataataaagtgttacctctgtgtttttttttcagtgcactgCCTATGcagttatatatatttagtaataCACACGATGACAGTTGGAAAGATGCAAGCTTTGTGTCTGAATGGCCAAATTAAAGATAATGTGTTTACTTTTGTAAACAAACGTCACCACCTGCACCTCACAATGATTGGTTGCCATCTGCCATTTCTCAATTTATGAGAAATAACATTATGTTGTTCAGTAAagttgcaatgcatcttttaaaatatctttttaaaagagttgttgaacgagttgtcttcaaccaggtatcattgtttttttcacagaatgacaaactggacgctaaacagtcaggtttcaggagtggccattcaactgagactgcactaCTCTCGGTCAccgaagccctgcgaattgcaacagccgattccaaatcatcagtcctcattctgctggatctatctgccgcttttgacactgtcaatcatcagatcctcctgtccaccctctcatcactgggcagcACTgggattccacttcgctggtttgaatctgGTAggtctcactggtaggtctttcagggtggcctggggaggagAGGTATCCAAAAcacatcaactggtcactggggttcctcagggatcggttcttggacccctcctcttctccacatacactacatcactgggtcccatcacaCAGGCACATGGCTTCTTAAaccattgctatgctgatgacacacagctctatctctcttttcaaccagatgatccaacggtagctgcacggaCCACaggctgcctggcggacatctcggcatagatgaaagaacatcacctacagctcaacctggcaaagactgagcttcttgtcttccctgccactccaactctacagcatgatttcaccatccagctaggtacttctacaattaccccatcaacttcgatcagaaatcttggtgtaatctttgatgatcagctgaccttcaaagagcacattgcaaagactgcacaatcttgcaggtttgcactacacaacatcagacagatcaggccctttctgacagagcatgctgcacaacttcttgtccaggcccttgtcatttctaggctggactactgcaatgctcttctggctggacttccatcaatcacaatcaaacctctacaaatgattcagaatgcagcagaacgactggtcttcaacaagctcaaaagagcccatgttacacctctctttatctccttgcactggctaccggttGCAGCTTGCATCAAGTTCAAGTCATTGATGCTTGCaaaacaaccacaggctcagcacccgcctacttccactcactattacgaatcgacatcccctccagaagtctgagatccgCTAGTGAGCGatgcctcgtggtaccatcacagagaggctcaaaatcactctccagaacattctcgttcaccgttcctggctggtggaatgatctacCCACCCCCATCCAGAATGCTGGATCCCAGTCAATCTTCAAACTAaatctgaaaactcatctctttcgacactattTGACTTCATCAAaaactttctctttctctttatttattccttcccttgctagcttgtacttatttgaacaatgcctgagacttggtgttgtgagcacttcctctgtcttattgcctcttcaagatgaatcgctttatgtattccccaattgtcagtcgctttggataaaagcgtctgcaaaatgactatatgtaaatgtaaatcttgtcatttgcatttgtatttattaactAGGCCTACATTCTGTGCTGTCAGACCACATTCAAGAGTGTCAAAACATTTAGCCTACCGTTTGAATTTATGTTAATACAATTAACATAAGTTAGAAAATGAAGCACACAACTGTCAAAATTCAAGTTTAATATCTGGAACACGTATtagtttgtaacattataatgcTGACAGGACTCTTCATCTATTTAATAGAAAAAATAGGTCACCTTTCACATTTCGTCTGGACTTTTCCCTGTCCCTATAAATTTCTTCTCATCAGGTCACACATTTAGATCAAGCTGCATTTgaaactttccaaaacattcacttGATACAGGTCTGCCCTACCTTTAATCACCCTGGATTTATTTAACTCCCATGGAAACACCAGACATACCTCACCTTTCTCTCTTTTAGCACAGGGATTTTCTCTGTGCTATTCCAGGAATTCCAAGAGCACATTTATTGGATTACCTGTAAGAGCTAATTACAATGTGCCCACCTTGACAGCAAATTGTGACATGCGGTGTACAAGGATTGCTGGGACTAGCGTAGAGATTTAGCCTAGTTGTTGTGGCGGTGGTTTTATGTCAGTGGAGTAAATCTGGAAAAATTGCAAATGACAACTTAATACACAATTTGTCAAAACAACTTTATTCTCTCTTCTAAAGATGGATAACACCAAACAGGTTGACTCGTGACTCAATTGTGTCACAAGATTTGGAAGGAAACACCCTCTTATGCAAGTGTTTACTGACGTCATGGTGTTTTCAAACGAGTAATGGACATCTTATGCCGTCCAGGGTTGAACAGATCAACTTGTGCTTTGAATGATTTTGGGAATACCTAAACAAGAGCAGATCTCGGTGATGAAGAAATTAAGCGTTAGTAGTGATTCAACAAAATGAACAATTTCTCACTTGGAAAAATAAGGCACGTAGACAGGATAGCGACTGAAATGTCAAAAGGGCAGGGGAGACCAAAGAGgaaatttctttcaaaagatAAACCAAACTTTCTGCTTAGAAACAATACCTCCTTTAAAAATCCAGCCGATTCTTAAGCAAAGGCAGCAGTGAGGGTGGGAGCAGAGGAAGGGAGGGAGTCTTAGATAAATACAAGTTAATGGGTCATAATGTTGTCTAATGACAGACATCGCTTTCCTTTGGGACACAAAGGCCGATGGAAACAAACAAATGAtaaggaaaataaaaacaacagtcCACCGGCTCTGTGGTGGGTAGGGTACAGGCTGGTCTGCATGCAGTGAAACACTATGTAAATGGTTGTTGAGCACTGCACTGGCATTCAGCATGCTCTTGCCTGAGAGAAAACAGATCTTTGGTGAACATTTTTATGCTGATGAATTTTAGCAAAAAGACTAACAATATGTTAGAATAaacagtttgcaaaagaagtattttttcttcatgttttggAATGAAAACGTATTGGTCTGATTCTTTACAAGCAGGAAAAAAAAGGTGAGATcaatgttttgtatgttttatgtttgtatGTGATTAACACATCTATCCATAACACACTGTAATTCTGAGGTAATTTTGATGGTGATTAAAGGGATTATTTCccaaaaaattctgtcattatttactcactctcatgtctttccaaacctgtattttgaagaatgcagCTAATCAGTTTTGGTTACCATTGAAAGTAAACATCTgtcaaaatatctgtttttatgttccacagaaattcacacaggtttggaatgacatgagggtgagtaaattatgacagaactttcatttccACAAAATTTACTGATAGATAATATTAATTTGGACaattaacaacataaaaaaacaacgtGATCATCAGTTTTATTGTTACAGTGagaactttaaaaatgtatattcctttatttttaaatagatgtgGTTATGTTTTCATACATGGATATTGGCTGACTAAACTCTAttcttttttatcatttataacaaaaaatgtttatcatCACAGTggcattttctataatataCTGATGTATATTCTTTGCTTTTGTATAATTGATAGAAGTACAGAAATGACTGACACATCCCTGTGAGAAGAGATAAGAAGGACAACTACAGAGGAAGCACAACCTAGAGGGACAACTGCTTTCttacatctttattttttttaatcatcaatATTCAAGGAGTTTCTAAAAATCACACATCAACAGGAGAGACAGGCAACTTTAGAAAACTCTTTCGTGAAGCTCATTAATGATGGCAACACCCGAGGACCTTTCAGCCATTTCGAACCCAACTCAAATCGTGAAATATGATCCAAAGTCTGAAACTGTGACATTACCAAATGGGCTGGTTTCTGTGGCAGGTGTCACGGTGGTGACGGGGGGAGCAGAGCTGTCCTGTGGCTCCTGTATGTTGGCTTTTAGTTTTTGGGGCACTCTGGTTGGTTTGAGTGTTGTGTCGGTGGGTTTGTGGGATCATTTGGAGTACAAGAACAATGGTCTGTCACACCTTCTGGCTCTTGGATTGGTACTGCTGCTTAGCAGTTTGAGTCTGGTAGCCGTGATTTT is drawn from Onychostoma macrolepis isolate SWU-2019 chromosome 16, ASM1243209v1, whole genome shotgun sequence and contains these coding sequences:
- the rcvrn2 gene encoding recoverin 2 isoform X2, translating into MGNAKSSAMSKEILEDLKLNTKFSEDELAQWYENFQKQCPSGRISPNEFKKIYERFFPDSDAAAYAQHVFRSFDTNDDGTLDFKEYIIALHMTSTGKTERKLEWAFSLFDVDKNGYITKSEVAEICQSIFKLIPKEEQGNLPADENTPEKRADKLWSYFNKKDNERLAEGEFIQGVLDNENAIHLIQYEPKK
- the LOC131522280 gene encoding transmembrane protein 100-like; translation: MMATPEDLSAISNPTQIVKYDPKSETVTLPNGLVSVAGVTVVTGGAELSCGSCMLAFSFWGTLVGLSVVSVGLWDHLEYKNNGLSHLLALGLVLLLSSLSLVAVIFVLRFLMKKRRMMARRERAEANLVLVNEYAEVVLKRVTV
- the rcvrn2 gene encoding recoverin 2 isoform X1 gives rise to the protein MGNAKSSAMSKEILEDLKLNTKFSEDELAQWYENFQKQCPSGRISPNEFKKIYERFFPDSDAAAYAQHVFRSFDTNDDGTLDFKEYIIALHMTSTGKTERKLEWAFSLFDVDKNGYITKSEVAEICQSIFKLIPKEEQGNLPADENTPEKRADKLWSYFNKKDNERLAEGEFIQGVLDNENAIHLIQYEPKKIKNEKRKKQEFEGLRLKLRDEIIS